CGAGGTCGACCACCTCGACTACTACGGCACGGCGGAGCGGATCGAGGCCGCCTTCCGCCGCTTCATCGAGCTGGTGAAGGCGGGCGGCCGGGTTTTCGTCTGTGCCGACAGTCCGCGGCTGCTGGCGGTGCTGGCGACCGCGCGCCCGGCGGCGCGGGTCGAGAGGTACGCGCTCGACGCCGCGGCGGACTGGACGGCGCGCGTCGAGGCGAGCGGCGTGGAGCAGCGGCTAACCGTCTTGCACGGCGGCACACCGTTTGGCGTGTTCACGACGCCGCTGGCGGGCCGGCACATGGCGGCGAACTGCCTGGGCGCGGTGGCTGCGCTGGACGCGCTCGGCCTCTCGCGCGAGCAGATCGGTGCGGCGCTGGCCGGCTTCCACGGCGCCCGCCGCCGCTTCGAGCTGGTGGCCGAGGCCGGCGGCGTCACGGTGATGGACGACTACGCCCACCACCCGACCGAGATCGCCGCGAACATCGCCGCGCTGCGTCAGCGCTTCCCCGGCCGGCGGCTCATCGCCGTCTTCCAGCCGCACACCTTCAGCCGCACGCAGTATCTGCTTGAAGAGTTCCGCGGCTGCTTCGCCGGCGCCGACCTGCTGCTGCTGCTGCCGACCTACGCGGCGCGCGAGACCGCCGAGGCGGGCCTCGACGCCGCCGCCCTGGCGGACGCGATTGTTCGGCCCCGGCCCTTACTGGCGAGTTCCGCCGACGATGCCGTGCGCCGGCTTAGAGAACAGACCCGCGCGGGCGATGTTGTCATCACCCTGGGTGCGGGCACGGTAGATGCCGTAGGCCGAGCCTTCGCGGAGGCGCTGACGCGATGAGCGGCGTGGACCCCGCCCGCCTGGAGGCGCTCGCCGCCGCGCTCGACGGCCTGGGCGAGTTGCGGCGCGCCGAGCCGCTTTCGCGCCACACGACCTTCGGTATCGGCGGCCCCGCCGACCTCTACTTCAAGGCGACGAGCCGTGAGGCGCTGGCCGCGGCGGCGCGGGCGGCGCGGGCGCAGGCTGTGCCGCTGTTCGTACTCGGCTCGGGCAGCAACCTGCTCGTCGGGGACGGCGGCGTGCGCGGCCTGGTGATCGAGAACAACGCCCGCCGCCTGGAGGAGCCGGAGCCGCTCGACGACGGCCGCGTGCGCCTGCGCGGCGAGAGCGGCGCCAGCTTCGCCGCGACGGCGCGGCGGCTCTGTCGCGACGGCTGGTGGGGGCTGGAGTGGGCCGTCGGCATTCCCGGCACGCTGGGCGGCGCCGTGGTCTACAACGCCGGCGCCTACGGCGGCTGTCTGGCCGACGTGTTGGAGAGCATCGAGGTGCTGGAGCCGGACGGCAGCGAGCGCCGCATCGCCGCGGCCGATCTGAAGCTGGAGTACCGCGGCAGCGTCTTCACCCGCGGCCTGCTGCAGGATCGGGTGATCCTCTCGCTCGACTTCGCGCTGCGGCGCGGCGACGCGGCCGAGATCATGGCCTACGTGGCGAAGCTGGACGAGAAGCGGCTGGCGACGCAGCCGCGCGGGCGCAACGCCGGCTCGATCTTCAAGAATCCGCCGCAGCACCCGGCCTGGTGGCTGATCGACCAGGTGGGGCTGCGCGGCCGCCGCCTGGGCGACGCAGAGATCTCGCAGAAGCACACCAACTTCTTCGCCAACGCCGGCAAGGCGAAGGCGAGCGAGGTGAAGCAACTGATGGACCTGGCCGGCGCCCGCGTGCAGGAGCGCTTCGGCATCGCGCTGCACCCCGAAGTGGCGTTAATCGGCGAGGGCTTTTGATGGCAGGAGATCGGGGCGGGTGAGCACGCCGACGCGGCACCTGAGCTTCCGCAGCGGCCGGCGCGGGCCGCGGGCGGCGGAGCGCCGGCGCGCCCGCCTCCGCCCGCGGCGTTGGCTGTGGCTGGCCGCGGCGCTGCTGCTCTGCCTCGCCGGCGCCGGCGGCGTGCGGCTCTACACCTCCTCGTGGCTGGTGATCAGCGACGTGCGCGTGACGGGCGCCCAGGCGCTCGCGCCCGACGACCTGCGCGAGACGGCGGCGATCGCCGGCCAGCGTTACTTCACCGCCGACACCGGCGGCGCGGTCAAGCGTCTGCTTGCCCTGCCGCGGGTGAAGAGCGCGGCGGTGACGCGGCGCTTCCCGCACACGGTCACGATCGCGGTGGTCGAACGGCAGCCCGCGGGCGTATGGACGAGCGGCGGCGTCGAGTACCTGGTCGACGCGGACGGCGTGGTGCTGGATACGACGAGCGATGCGGGCGGCCTGCCCATGGTCGATGCCACCGGCTCCAG
The DNA window shown above is from Dehalococcoidia bacterium and carries:
- a CDS encoding FtsQ-type POTRA domain-containing protein, encoding MSTPTRHLSFRSGRRGPRAAERRRARLRPRRWLWLAAALLLCLAGAGGVRLYTSSWLVISDVRVTGAQALAPDDLRETAAIAGQRYFTADTGGAVKRLLALPRVKSAAVTRRFPHTVTIAVVERQPAGVWTSGGVEYLVDADGVVLDTTSDAGGLPMVDATGSSSDLRVGGRVDPEALQIAVKVAQVIPGAIGQHAVHVQYDREAGASVLTDRGTQVQLGDSENLDYKLAVWQQVVAAVNPASLHELDLRDGDRPYYR
- the murB gene encoding UDP-N-acetylmuramate dehydrogenase, which gives rise to MSGVDPARLEALAAALDGLGELRRAEPLSRHTTFGIGGPADLYFKATSREALAAAARAARAQAVPLFVLGSGSNLLVGDGGVRGLVIENNARRLEEPEPLDDGRVRLRGESGASFAATARRLCRDGWWGLEWAVGIPGTLGGAVVYNAGAYGGCLADVLESIEVLEPDGSERRIAAADLKLEYRGSVFTRGLLQDRVILSLDFALRRGDAAEIMAYVAKLDEKRLATQPRGRNAGSIFKNPPQHPAWWLIDQVGLRGRRLGDAEISQKHTNFFANAGKAKASEVKQLMDLAGARVQERFGIALHPEVALIGEGF
- the murC gene encoding UDP-N-acetylmuramate--L-alanine ligase; the protein is MSAAAAIDLARVRRVHLVGIGGMHMSAIASILLARGVQVSGSDIAPSRYTERLEREGATVFVGHAAENIGEAELVVTTVAAKSENQELAAARARGIPILIRAEMVAALMQGRTAVCVAGTHGKTTTSSLLAYALVQAARDPGYLLGGDAVDLGHNAAPGTGAEIVVEADEYAEAFLHYAPDIAIVTNVEVDHLDYYGTAERIEAAFRRFIELVKAGGRVFVCADSPRLLAVLATARPAARVERYALDAAADWTARVEASGVEQRLTVLHGGTPFGVFTTPLAGRHMAANCLGAVAALDALGLSREQIGAALAGFHGARRRFELVAEAGGVTVMDDYAHHPTEIAANIAALRQRFPGRRLIAVFQPHTFSRTQYLLEEFRGCFAGADLLLLLPTYAARETAEAGLDAAALADAIVRPRPLLASSADDAVRRLREQTRAGDVVITLGAGTVDAVGRAFAEALTR